A part of Antechinus flavipes isolate AdamAnt ecotype Samford, QLD, Australia chromosome 6, AdamAnt_v2, whole genome shotgun sequence genomic DNA contains:
- the LOC127539928 gene encoding membrane-spanning 4-domains subfamily A member 14-like, which translates to MPPKSRVVEIQELPKDPLQTEQIVITAFPYKPPKTLLNFLKGEPKMMGVFQILLGLIITAMGYILWHSVNKLHLQKDYPIIFVTGYPFWAGACYVITGYFTILNEIKHPRWMRFSLYLGVVSTLVAAAGIAIILYSFHEDNYFHCRIPTKSGICAIGRTLFLGVLALILFLTIAELCITVTVLAFKTNVIWRNAKEVVFFLPTEGKEPGHHEEERPFQFQIQANPAGQNEKELSVSLIGDYTF; encoded by the exons ATGCCACCAAAGTCTAGGGTAGTGGAGATCCAGGAACTTCCCAAGGATCCTCTCCAAACAGAACAGATAGTCATTACTGCATTTCCCTACAAGCCTCCTAAGACCCTATTGAACTTCCTGAAGGGGGAGCCGAAGATGATGGGG GTTTTCCAGATTTTATTGGGTCTTATTATCACTGCCATGGGGTACATTTTATGGCACAGTGTCAACAAACTTCATCTTCAAAAGGATTATCCTATTATCTTTGTCACAGGGTATCCATTCTGGGCAGGAGCATGT TATGTTATTACAGGATACTTCACAATtcttaatgaaataaaacatcCTCGCTGG ATGCGCTTCAGTCTATACTTGGGCGTGGTGAGCACCCTGGTGGCTGCAGCGGGGATTGCTATCATTCTTTACAGCTTCCATGAAGACAATTATTTCCATTGCCGGATTCCTACCAAGTCTGGCATATGTGCTATTGGGAGAACACTCTTTCTA ggagtGTTGGCTCTGATACTTTTCCTCACGATTGCTGAATTGTGCATCACTGTGACGGTCTTAGCCTTTAAGACCAATGTAATATGGAGAAATGCCAAAgag GTTGTGTTTTTCTTGCCTACTGAAGGCAAGGAACCTGGACATCATGAAGAGGAAAGACCGTTCCAGTTCCAGATTCAAGCAAACCCTGCTGGCCAAAATGAGAAGGAGCTCTCTGTCTCCTTAATTGGGGATTATACTTTCTAA